The Christiangramia flava JLT2011 genome has a segment encoding these proteins:
- a CDS encoding Na(+)-translocating NADH-quinone reductase subunit A, which produces MSKDIRIKRGLTLKLEGEAEKELVEAPRSKTYAIKPPDFHSVVPKMVVKEGAKLLAGDEIFYSKYTDEIRFTSPVSGVLKEIKRGAKRKVLEVIIEADPQDVYRDFGKMDASKAEAKDVKERILESGCGAFIYQRPYDIVADPKDTPKAIFISAVTTAPLAGDKGFIIKDKIAAFQEGVNALKKLTPGAVHVSVDDHSAQYLKSIQGVELHHVKGPHPAGNVGVQIHNIDPINRGERVWTIGVEDVATIGTLFLTGEYHAERTIAVAGSEATNRKYYKTKIGANVSDLIGQVSDEVRIISGDVLTGTQLSNNQYVGFFENEVSLIPEGKNYRLFGWLPFTYNNIHSHSHTSLSWLFPNKKYTPTTNLNGEERALVVTGEMEEVLPMDIYPMQLIKACMAGDIEKMENLGIYEVAPEDFAAVEYVNTSKIEIQEVIRLGLDLMITEVG; this is translated from the coding sequence ATGTCAAAAGACATTCGAATTAAAAGAGGATTGACTCTGAAATTAGAAGGAGAGGCGGAAAAGGAGCTGGTCGAGGCTCCAAGATCTAAGACTTACGCAATAAAGCCGCCAGATTTTCATTCGGTTGTACCAAAAATGGTTGTTAAAGAAGGGGCTAAACTTCTTGCCGGTGATGAGATTTTCTACTCGAAATACACAGACGAAATTCGCTTTACCTCACCTGTTAGCGGGGTTCTAAAAGAAATTAAACGCGGCGCTAAAAGAAAGGTTCTTGAAGTGATTATTGAAGCTGATCCTCAAGATGTTTACCGCGACTTCGGAAAAATGGATGCTTCCAAAGCTGAAGCCAAAGACGTGAAAGAGCGTATTTTGGAAAGTGGTTGCGGGGCATTTATCTACCAGAGGCCTTACGATATCGTAGCTGATCCTAAAGACACGCCGAAAGCGATCTTTATTTCAGCAGTGACGACGGCACCTCTTGCGGGTGATAAAGGTTTTATCATCAAGGATAAGATCGCGGCCTTTCAGGAAGGTGTCAACGCCCTGAAGAAATTAACGCCTGGAGCCGTTCACGTTTCCGTAGATGATCATTCCGCTCAATACCTGAAGAGCATTCAGGGAGTGGAGCTACATCATGTAAAAGGGCCGCACCCTGCCGGAAACGTTGGTGTGCAGATCCATAATATAGACCCGATTAACCGTGGGGAACGAGTGTGGACGATTGGAGTGGAGGATGTAGCGACCATTGGGACGCTGTTCCTTACCGGAGAGTATCACGCGGAAAGAACCATTGCGGTTGCCGGGAGCGAAGCAACCAATCGCAAATATTATAAAACAAAGATCGGAGCCAATGTTTCAGATCTTATCGGGCAGGTTTCTGATGAGGTTCGAATCATTTCCGGCGATGTGCTAACCGGAACGCAGCTGAGCAACAATCAGTACGTTGGTTTCTTTGAAAATGAAGTGAGCCTGATTCCGGAAGGTAAGAACTATCGTTTGTTCGGTTGGCTGCCATTTACCTATAATAATATTCATTCACATTCTCATACGTCACTTTCGTGGTTATTTCCGAATAAAAAATATACGCCTACTACCAATTTGAATGGGGAAGAGCGTGCTTTGGTAGTAACTGGTGAAATGGAAGAGGTGTTGCCGATGGATATCTACCCAATGCAGCTGATCAAAGCCTGTATGGCGGGAGATATCGAAAAAATGGAAAATCTAGGGATCTACGAGGTGGCTCCGGAAGATTTTGCAGCGGTAGAATATGTGAATACTTCCAAAATTGAAATTCAGGAGGTGATCCGTCTGGGTCTGGATTTAATGATAACCGAAGTAGGTTAA
- a CDS encoding NADH:ubiquinone reductase (Na(+)-transporting) subunit B gives MEWIRQRLDKIRAPFEKGEKFEKYAPAINALDTFLYTPNHVTKKGAHIRDAVDLKRTMITVVIALIPALIFGMWNGGYQHYSQLGESFTFLDAILHGASKIVPMIVVSYAVGLGIEFAFAIFRGHEVNEGYLVTGLLIPMIMPIDIPLWMVAISVVFAVLIGKEAFGGTGMNILNPALTARAFAFFAYPTFMSGNTVWVSEASNVDAISGETILGKLASGVDVPYSSMDMFSGMIPGSISETSVICILAGALLLVLTKVGSWRIILSGFIGAAVMGLIFNALPSLGVTGNDLTNFPWYLHLMVGGLAFGIVFMATDPVSAAQTMKGKWIYGFLVGFFSIMIRVFNPAYPEGVMLGILLMNVFAPTIDHFVIQSNVKRRNKRLKNATTQVETAV, from the coding sequence ATGGAATGGATTAGACAAAGATTAGATAAAATCAGAGCGCCTTTTGAAAAGGGCGAGAAATTTGAAAAGTATGCTCCGGCGATCAATGCCCTGGATACTTTTCTTTATACTCCTAATCACGTAACGAAAAAAGGGGCTCACATTCGTGATGCCGTAGATTTGAAGCGTACCATGATCACCGTGGTTATCGCTTTGATCCCCGCCCTGATCTTCGGGATGTGGAACGGAGGATACCAGCACTATTCTCAATTAGGAGAATCTTTTACTTTTCTTGATGCAATTTTGCACGGGGCTAGTAAAATCGTACCGATGATCGTTGTTTCTTATGCAGTGGGTCTTGGTATCGAATTCGCCTTTGCGATCTTTAGAGGTCACGAGGTAAACGAAGGTTACCTGGTAACAGGGTTATTGATCCCGATGATCATGCCAATTGATATTCCACTTTGGATGGTGGCAATTTCAGTGGTATTTGCAGTATTGATCGGGAAAGAAGCTTTTGGGGGAACAGGAATGAATATCCTGAACCCGGCGCTTACGGCGAGAGCTTTCGCATTCTTCGCCTATCCAACGTTCATGTCTGGTAACACCGTTTGGGTGAGCGAGGCGTCGAATGTAGATGCGATCTCTGGGGAAACGATTCTTGGTAAACTGGCCTCCGGAGTAGACGTGCCTTATTCTTCTATGGATATGTTCTCGGGAATGATCCCTGGATCTATTTCAGAAACCTCTGTGATCTGCATTCTTGCAGGTGCATTGCTGTTGGTTTTGACAAAAGTGGGAAGCTGGAGAATCATTTTGAGCGGATTCATTGGAGCCGCGGTAATGGGATTGATCTTTAACGCACTTCCTTCTTTAGGAGTAACAGGTAATGATCTTACAAATTTCCCTTGGTATCTTCACCTGATGGTTGGAGGTCTTGCTTTCGGAATTGTATTTATGGCTACCGATCCGGTTTCTGCGGCGCAAACCATGAAAGGAAAATGGATCTACGGATTCTTGGTTGGATTCTTCTCGATCATGATCAGGGTTTTTAACCCGGCTTATCCGGAAGGTGTGATGTTAGGAATTCTTTTGATGAACGTATTTGCTCCAACTATCGACCATTTCGTGATTCAATCGAATGTGAAAAGAAGAAATAAACGACTTAAAAACGCTACTACTCAGGTAGAAACAGCAGTTTAG
- a CDS encoding Na(+)-translocating NADH-quinone reductase subunit C — protein MEEKSVNKTNSNGYTFMFAIILVVVVAALLAFAATSLQPIQQKNVRQEKKQNILATVGVDSVEVDGQKVPLTRDLADEFFDKYITESVALKEDGSVDDSVDAFEVDLAKELKKPVSDQIYPLYIADIEGSKYYIVPLRGKGLWDAIWGYISLKDDINTVKGAVFDHKGETPGLGAEITKDWFQQRFQDEKVFDGNGNLIGVSVAKGSLGNGNKDDNRVDAISGATITGRGVSDMISERLKHYLPYFKQQGDIKVASK, from the coding sequence ATGGAAGAAAAATCAGTAAACAAAACAAACAGTAACGGTTATACCTTTATGTTCGCGATCATCCTCGTGGTGGTAGTGGCTGCTTTGCTGGCTTTTGCTGCGACCTCTCTTCAGCCAATTCAGCAGAAGAATGTTCGCCAGGAGAAGAAGCAAAACATTCTGGCAACCGTTGGAGTGGATTCAGTAGAGGTTGATGGTCAAAAAGTACCTTTGACACGTGATCTTGCCGATGAATTTTTCGACAAATACATTACGGAATCAGTTGCTTTGAAAGAAGACGGTTCTGTAGACGATTCAGTAGATGCATTTGAAGTGGACCTGGCGAAAGAACTGAAAAAACCAGTATCAGACCAGATCTATCCTTTATATATTGCTGATATTGAGGGAAGCAAATATTATATCGTGCCTTTAAGAGGAAAAGGTCTTTGGGACGCGATCTGGGGATATATTTCTCTGAAAGACGATATCAACACCGTGAAAGGTGCGGTTTTCGATCATAAGGGAGAGACTCCGGGTCTTGGAGCCGAGATCACTAAAGACTGGTTTCAGCAAAGATTCCAGGATGAGAAGGTATTTGACGGTAATGGGAACTTAATTGGAGTTTCAGTAGCAAAAGGTAGTTTAGGAAACGGCAATAAAGACGATAACCGTGTGGATGCAATTTCAGGAGCTACTATTACAGGTCGTGGTGTTTCAGATATGATTTCTGAAAGATTAAAGCACTATCTGCCTTACTTCAAGCAACAAGGAGATATTAAAGTAGCAAGTAAGTAA
- a CDS encoding NADH:ubiquinone reductase (Na(+)-transporting) subunit D encodes MAKDKKFNSAKEEEKKQEMILFMSDSEEKESFLSKQNVKLLKDPLNDNNPITVQVLGICSALAITVQLEPAIVMALAVMAVMAFSNMIISMLRNLIPSRIRIIVQLVIVAALVILVNEVLKAYAYDVSKQLSVFVGLIITNCIVMGRLEAFALGNGVYKSFLDGIGNAAGYGLILVIVAFFRELLGSGKLFGFEVLGHKAATMADSTGVYALGYQDNGLMLLSPMALIVVGIIIWVQRSRNRELIEEN; translated from the coding sequence ATGGCTAAAGATAAAAAATTCAACTCTGCAAAAGAGGAAGAGAAAAAGCAGGAGATGATCCTTTTTATGTCAGATTCTGAAGAGAAAGAATCTTTTCTTTCAAAACAGAATGTGAAGCTTCTGAAGGATCCTCTGAATGATAATAACCCGATAACCGTTCAGGTTCTGGGTATCTGTTCAGCATTGGCAATTACTGTACAATTAGAGCCGGCTATCGTGATGGCATTGGCGGTAATGGCTGTAATGGCGTTCAGTAACATGATTATTTCGATGTTGCGAAACCTGATTCCTAGCCGAATCAGGATCATCGTTCAATTGGTGATCGTAGCGGCTTTGGTAATTCTTGTAAACGAGGTGTTGAAAGCTTATGCTTACGACGTGAGTAAACAGCTTTCGGTATTTGTTGGACTGATTATTACAAACTGTATCGTAATGGGGCGTCTTGAGGCGTTCGCATTAGGGAACGGTGTTTATAAATCTTTTCTTGATGGTATCGGAAACGCTGCGGGTTACGGATTGATACTTGTAATCGTTGCATTCTTCCGTGAACTTCTTGGTTCCGGTAAATTATTCGGATTCGAGGTTCTTGGTCATAAAGCTGCTACCATGGCAGACTCAACTGGAGTATATGCTTTAGGATATCAGGATAACGGTTTGATGCTTCTTTCACCAATGGCGTTGATCGTGGTGGGAATCATCATCTGGGTACAACGTTCCAGAAACAGAGAACTGATTGAAGAAAACTAA
- the nqrE gene encoding NADH:ubiquinone reductase (Na(+)-transporting) subunit E: MELVNLFVRSIFIENMIFAYFLGMCSYLAVSKTVKTAVGLGAAVIFVLAITVPINFLLDTYLLRPGALSWLSPDLADVDLSFLSFIMFIAVIASMVQLVEMLVEKFAPALYGALGIFLPLIAVNCAILGGSLFMQQKDFGGVSEAITYGLGSGIGWFLAILAIAAIREKIAYSNVPAPLKGLGITFIITGLMALGFMSFMGIEL, from the coding sequence ATGGAATTAGTTAATTTATTCGTTAGAAGTATTTTTATCGAAAATATGATATTCGCCTACTTCCTTGGGATGTGTTCCTACCTGGCGGTATCAAAAACTGTAAAGACAGCTGTTGGTTTAGGTGCTGCGGTAATCTTCGTTCTCGCTATCACCGTTCCTATCAACTTTCTTTTAGATACATACTTATTACGTCCGGGAGCACTTAGCTGGTTAAGCCCTGATCTTGCAGATGTAGACTTGAGTTTCTTAAGTTTCATCATGTTCATCGCGGTAATTGCTTCTATGGTGCAGCTGGTAGAGATGTTGGTAGAAAAATTTGCGCCGGCCTTGTATGGTGCGCTGGGTATCTTCCTTCCACTTATTGCAGTAAACTGTGCAATCCTTGGTGGTTCACTGTTCATGCAGCAAAAAGATTTTGGAGGAGTTTCTGAAGCGATCACTTACGGTCTTGGTAGTGGAATTGGATGGTTCCTTGCGATCCTGGCCATTGCGGCCATTCGCGAAAAGATCGCTTATTCAAATGTTCCTGCTCCATTAAAGGGACTTGGAATCACATTTATTATAACGGGACTTATGGCTCTAGGGTTCATGAGTTTTATGGGAATCGAATTATAA
- the nqrF gene encoding NADH:ubiquinone reductase (Na(+)-transporting) subunit F: protein MTVIVASIVVFLILILLLVSVLLGAKAKLVPSGPVTINVNNEKDIEVGSGGTLLSTLGDNKLFLPSACGGGGTCIQCKCIVSEGGGAILPTEEPHFTRKEIADGWRLGCQVKVKQDMKIQIPEEVFGIKKWEATVVRNYNVASFIKEFVVEIPEDMDYKAGGYIQIEVPKCEVKFEDIDITAHPEEHETPDKFQQEWDKFNLWPLVMKNPETVERAYSMASYPAEGREIMLNVRIATPPWDRAKNGWMDVNPGVASSYIFNLKKGDKCTISGPYGEFFINESDAEMLYVGGGAGMAPMRSHLYHLFRTLQTGRKVTYWYGGRSKRELFYTEHFRALERDFPNFRFFLALSEPMEEDNWKVKDGVDGEGDGFVGFIHQVVIDNYLSLHDEPEEIELYFCGPPLMNKAVQKMGEDFGIPPENIRFDDFGG, encoded by the coding sequence ATGACAGTTATTGTAGCAAGTATTGTAGTATTCTTAATTCTTATCCTGTTATTGGTCTCCGTGCTTTTGGGAGCGAAAGCGAAGCTTGTTCCTTCAGGGCCGGTAACCATTAACGTGAATAATGAGAAAGATATCGAAGTAGGATCTGGGGGCACACTCCTTTCTACTTTAGGAGATAATAAACTATTTCTTCCTTCTGCCTGCGGTGGTGGTGGTACATGTATCCAGTGTAAATGTATCGTTAGCGAAGGTGGTGGAGCTATTCTGCCTACTGAAGAGCCGCATTTTACCAGGAAAGAGATCGCCGATGGTTGGCGTCTTGGTTGCCAGGTAAAGGTGAAGCAGGATATGAAAATTCAGATTCCGGAAGAAGTATTCGGAATTAAGAAATGGGAGGCTACCGTTGTTAGAAATTATAACGTAGCATCGTTCATTAAGGAATTCGTTGTGGAAATTCCTGAAGATATGGATTACAAAGCTGGAGGTTATATCCAGATTGAAGTTCCTAAGTGTGAGGTGAAATTTGAAGATATCGATATCACTGCGCATCCTGAAGAACATGAAACTCCTGATAAGTTTCAGCAGGAATGGGATAAATTCAATCTTTGGCCTTTGGTGATGAAAAATCCAGAGACTGTGGAAAGAGCTTATTCCATGGCTTCTTATCCAGCGGAAGGTCGTGAGATCATGCTGAATGTTCGTATTGCGACTCCGCCATGGGATCGTGCTAAGAATGGCTGGATGGATGTTAATCCTGGTGTGGCCTCTTCTTATATTTTCAATCTGAAAAAAGGTGACAAGTGTACCATTTCAGGACCTTATGGTGAATTCTTCATAAACGAATCAGACGCTGAAATGCTGTACGTTGGTGGGGGAGCTGGAATGGCACCAATGCGTTCACACCTTTACCACTTGTTCAGAACATTACAAACCGGTAGAAAAGTTACTTACTGGTATGGTGGTCGTTCTAAACGTGAGTTGTTCTACACAGAACATTTCCGAGCATTAGAGAGAGATTTCCCTAATTTCCGTTTCTTCCTGGCGCTTTCTGAACCAATGGAAGAAGATAACTGGAAAGTAAAGGATGGTGTAGATGGAGAAGGAGACGGATTCGTAGGCTTCATCCACCAGGTTGTGATCGATAACTATTTAAGTTTACACGACGAACCGGAAGAAATTGAACTATACTTCTGTGGGCCACCATTGATGAACAAAGCTGTTCAGAAAATGGGAGAGGATTTCGGAATCCCGCCAGAGAATATCCGCTTCGATGATTTCGGAGGATAA
- a CDS encoding Na(+)-translocating NADH-quinone reductase subunit F, with protein MPKLSEQELHNLAMNIVGKDLEDNGYEFLGVNSKLKRNPQFVALKDKKLHFVIVRAILYPDDPAAFDPAFMKDIKEHAEKFNAKTFYAGVGLANSTDYDKPISSDDDYVVNYQGWKEF; from the coding sequence ATGCCTAAACTTAGTGAACAGGAACTGCATAATCTTGCCATGAATATTGTGGGAAAAGATCTGGAGGATAACGGATACGAATTTCTAGGAGTTAATTCCAAGCTGAAAAGGAATCCGCAATTCGTGGCTTTAAAGGACAAAAAACTCCATTTTGTGATCGTTCGAGCCATTCTGTATCCAGATGATCCTGCAGCATTCGATCCTGCTTTTATGAAAGATATCAAAGAGCACGCAGAGAAATTCAATGCGAAGACTTTCTATGCCGGTGTAGGGCTGGCCAATTCAACCGATTATGATAAACCAATTTCCAGCGATGATGATTACGTGGTCAATTATCAGGGATGGAAGGAATTCTGA
- a CDS encoding FAD:protein FMN transferase, with translation MKNLLFSFLFMSLLSCEKNNSIQKYDTVGEALGTTYSIQFYAENEFDVEKALDSIFEDVNASMSTYRPNSDISKINQGDSTVVVDQNFRNVFKASEDIYQKSNGFFDPTVGSLVNAYGFGPGKQLKQLDSVHLDSVKRLVGFSKVRLTADNTIRKENQDIYLDFNAIAKGYTIDLIAEYLESKSVSNYLVELGGELRAKGENIDRQKSWAVGIDDPFQQEGERVLQAAIELKDRAMATSGNYRKHREDSITGQKYVHTINTKTGKAEKSNLLSASVLAKTCMYADGYATTFMAMGLERSQELLKKLEGVEAYLMYSDESGNLQVFATPGFQETVLE, from the coding sequence ATGAAAAATTTACTTTTTAGCTTTCTTTTTATGAGCCTGCTTTCCTGCGAGAAAAACAATTCAATTCAAAAATATGATACGGTTGGCGAAGCCTTAGGAACAACTTATTCCATTCAGTTTTATGCTGAAAATGAATTTGATGTGGAAAAGGCGCTGGATAGTATTTTTGAGGATGTCAATGCTTCCATGAGCACTTATCGGCCAAATTCTGATATTTCAAAAATCAACCAAGGAGATTCTACTGTAGTGGTCGATCAGAATTTCAGAAATGTTTTTAAAGCTTCCGAGGATATTTACCAAAAAAGTAATGGCTTTTTCGATCCCACTGTGGGCTCTTTGGTTAACGCCTACGGCTTTGGTCCCGGAAAACAATTAAAGCAGTTAGACAGTGTTCATTTAGATTCTGTGAAGCGATTAGTTGGTTTCAGTAAAGTAAGACTTACTGCCGATAATACTATCAGGAAAGAGAACCAGGATATTTATTTAGATTTCAATGCGATCGCGAAAGGTTATACTATTGACCTGATTGCAGAATATCTCGAATCTAAATCGGTTTCTAACTACCTGGTGGAATTGGGGGGCGAGCTCCGCGCGAAAGGAGAAAATATTGACAGGCAGAAATCCTGGGCGGTAGGAATTGATGATCCATTTCAGCAGGAAGGCGAGCGTGTTCTCCAGGCGGCAATCGAATTAAAGGACCGGGCAATGGCAACTTCCGGTAATTACCGGAAACATCGTGAGGATTCCATAACCGGTCAGAAATATGTGCATACCATAAACACCAAAACAGGAAAAGCTGAAAAAAGCAATCTCTTAAGCGCTTCGGTATTGGCGAAAACCTGCATGTATGCCGATGGATATGCTACTACTTTCATGGCCATGGGGCTGGAACGGTCTCAGGAGCTATTAAAGAAATTAGAAGGTGTAGAGGCTTACCTGATGTATTCCGACGAATCAGGAAATTTGCAGGTTTTTGCTACGCCTGGTTTTCAGGAAACAGTGCTGGAATAA
- a CDS encoding class I SAM-dependent methyltransferase, producing the protein MGKLFKLALNSIPRPFLIRISYLVRPFLKVYLKGSRYTDPIDGNSFRKFLPYGYENQRENVLSPSTLSLERHRLLWLYLKQETDFFQKKLEVLHFAPEQAFYKRFRKLKNLKYTTTDLNSPLADVKADICNLPFKENSFDFILCNHVLEHIPDDTKAMQELYRILRPGGTAILQIPQELDREQTFQDDSITNPSERARIFGQYDHVRVYGRDYFDKLRSIGFQVQEEDYTKKLTPEEIDRFRLAEGEIIPVCYK; encoded by the coding sequence ATGGGTAAACTTTTTAAACTGGCCTTAAACAGTATTCCAAGGCCGTTTCTTATCAGAATCAGTTATTTGGTAAGGCCATTTTTAAAGGTTTACCTTAAAGGTTCCCGCTATACCGACCCGATTGACGGCAATAGTTTTCGTAAATTCCTTCCTTATGGATATGAGAACCAGAGAGAAAATGTGCTCTCTCCTTCTACCCTGTCCTTAGAAAGGCACAGGCTGCTATGGCTTTACCTCAAACAGGAAACTGACTTCTTTCAGAAGAAGTTGGAAGTATTGCATTTTGCACCGGAGCAGGCTTTCTACAAACGTTTCCGTAAGCTGAAAAATTTAAAATATACCACGACCGATCTCAATTCGCCTCTTGCAGATGTAAAGGCAGATATCTGTAATTTGCCTTTTAAGGAAAATTCATTCGACTTTATTCTCTGCAATCACGTGCTGGAGCATATTCCTGATGATACGAAAGCAATGCAGGAGCTTTATCGAATTCTAAGACCCGGCGGGACCGCCATTTTGCAAATTCCGCAGGAACTGGATCGGGAACAGACCTTCCAGGATGACAGTATTACCAATCCTTCTGAAAGAGCCCGCATTTTCGGGCAATATGACCATGTAAGAGTCTACGGAAGAGACTATTTTGACAAACTGCGAAGCATCGGTTTCCAGGTTCAGGAAGAGGATTACACCAAAAAACTGACTCCGGAAGAAATTGACCGTTTCCGGCTGGCAGAAGGCGAAATCATTCCCGTTTGTTATAAGTAA
- a CDS encoding HNH endonuclease signature motif containing protein, whose translation MIKSYRQEIWKTLHKDSWQDRFVYKVSNFGRMISYLKNPEGELMNGGRVGGYLNFAVRLKNGKHKTYYIHRIVAELFLEKKEGDQYVIHKNFVKNDNRVENLAWATKEEWVQHQYHSPKVQENKRKRKLRKVTSYSKLTYAQAVILKKKLLDPERKTRIKVLAKQFGVSEMQLYRIKSGENWGDIEV comes from the coding sequence ATGATTAAAAGTTACAGACAGGAAATCTGGAAAACCCTACACAAAGATTCCTGGCAAGACCGCTTTGTCTATAAAGTCTCTAACTTCGGAAGAATGATCAGTTATCTGAAAAATCCGGAGGGAGAACTTATGAATGGCGGAAGAGTAGGTGGCTATTTAAATTTTGCAGTAAGACTGAAGAATGGTAAGCATAAGACTTACTACATTCATCGCATTGTTGCAGAATTATTTTTAGAAAAGAAAGAAGGCGATCAGTACGTGATTCACAAGAACTTCGTGAAGAACGACAATCGCGTGGAAAACCTTGCATGGGCTACAAAAGAAGAATGGGTCCAGCACCAGTATCACAGTCCGAAAGTGCAGGAAAACAAACGAAAACGAAAGTTGCGTAAGGTAACTTCCTATTCCAAGTTGACCTATGCGCAGGCTGTAATTCTCAAGAAAAAGTTGTTAGATCCCGAAAGAAAAACAAGGATCAAAGTACTCGCCAAACAATTTGGTGTGTCTGAAATGCAGCTGTATCGAATCAAATCTGGAGAAAACTGGGGAGATATCGAAGTTTAG
- the map gene encoding type I methionyl aminopeptidase has product MIIPKSKEEIELVRESALIVSKTLGMLASEIKPGVTTLYLDKLAEDFIRDHGAEPGFLGLYDFPNTLCMSPNAQVVHGVPNDTPLKEGDIISIDCGAKKNGFYGDHAYTFEVGEVSPEVKKLLEVTKESLYLGIAEFKSGNRVGDVGYAIQKYTENHGYGVVRELVGHGLGRTMHEDPEMPNYGKRGRGKKFVEGMVVAIEPMINLGTKRIKQLPDGWTILTADGKPSAHFEHNVALVDGKPELLSTFKYIYDSLNIKTKEEDQFRAKVYD; this is encoded by the coding sequence ATGATCATACCTAAATCCAAGGAAGAAATTGAATTAGTAAGAGAAAGCGCTTTGATTGTGTCAAAAACGCTTGGCATGCTGGCTTCGGAAATTAAACCGGGGGTAACAACTCTGTATTTGGATAAACTGGCTGAAGATTTCATACGAGATCATGGAGCCGAACCCGGCTTCTTAGGGCTGTATGATTTTCCAAATACGCTATGCATGAGCCCGAATGCTCAGGTCGTGCACGGCGTTCCAAATGATACACCGCTTAAGGAAGGTGACATCATTTCCATAGATTGTGGAGCAAAGAAAAATGGTTTCTATGGAGACCATGCTTATACATTTGAAGTCGGTGAAGTAAGTCCCGAAGTCAAAAAGCTGCTTGAAGTGACCAAGGAGTCCCTATACCTTGGCATTGCAGAGTTCAAGAGCGGAAACCGCGTAGGAGACGTGGGTTACGCCATTCAGAAATACACCGAAAATCATGGTTATGGCGTGGTTCGGGAACTTGTTGGTCATGGTCTTGGTCGAACCATGCATGAAGATCCTGAAATGCCGAATTATGGAAAAAGGGGCCGCGGAAAGAAATTCGTGGAAGGAATGGTCGTTGCCATCGAACCTATGATCAACCTGGGAACCAAGCGCATTAAGCAGTTACCAGACGGTTGGACTATTCTTACTGCCGATGGAAAACCAAGTGCTCATTTTGAGCACAATGTAGCCCTGGTTGATGGAAAACCAGAGCTGCTATCAACATTTAAGTACATTTACGATTCGTTAAACATTAAAACCAAAGAAGAAGACCAATTTAGAGCTAAAGTTTATGATTAA
- a CDS encoding BT0820 family HAD-type phosphatase, with product MSNSLTIAVDFDGTIVENRYPEIGKPILFAFESLKKLQQEGHRLILWTYRHGVKLEEAVEFCRKNGIEFYCINKSYPEEEFDNTISRKILADIFIDDRNMGGLKGWGEMYQKLSLEQPGQLKKKKKKSRLFGRF from the coding sequence ATGTCTAATTCTCTAACCATAGCAGTTGATTTTGACGGGACTATAGTGGAGAATCGCTATCCCGAAATTGGCAAACCTATTTTGTTTGCATTTGAATCTTTGAAAAAGCTGCAACAGGAAGGCCACCGGTTAATTCTCTGGACGTATCGTCACGGGGTCAAACTGGAAGAGGCGGTTGAATTTTGCCGGAAAAACGGAATAGAATTTTACTGCATCAACAAGAGCTATCCTGAAGAAGAATTCGATAACACCATAAGTCGGAAAATCCTGGCAGATATTTTTATTGACGACCGTAATATGGGCGGTTTAAAAGGCTGGGGAGAAATGTATCAGAAATTATCACTGGAGCAACCCGGCCAACTGAAAAAGAAAAAGAAGAAATCCCGTTTATTCGGAAGATTTTAG